The Magnolia sinica isolate HGM2019 chromosome 3, MsV1, whole genome shotgun sequence genome includes the window atgtgtattaaggctttctaaatcattcttataGGTTTAAGGGTATATATAGGGCTTGTGAAAAGACATTTAATGTTTGTTCAAATCGGTAAGctactatctcttataatttttttatagtaCATTATTTGTCACTTATtgctgttattttttttttcacgagAGTTTTTTTTACACAAAATTCAAATTGTTCTTGTTTAAGCTTGGTCGTGTGATTATGTGTAcgttgcttgattcatctctaggTGTAAATAAGCCTTCACAAGCTTGTATTAACTGAGCTTATATTATTTGCTAGGTTTACGAAAGACGAATGATCTTGGCTTGTTAGGTAtctggatcctgtcacatcagaaatataagtaatttctaattttatatctatcacacacacacacacacacacacacacatatacccaTTTGAGCACCAGTCAAGAGAAAAGTCCAAAGATTTCATGGCTGGAATCTTtccatctgattttttttctGTGTATCATAATATCAATCattggatcaataaaaatggcTTGCTTTCGTGAGAAATGGCCATTGGAACATAATTCACATAATGATTATGGTTCCacaattattcatttttaaattgGAGTGGACAACGAACAACAGTTATATTATTCCTTAATCTGCAATGCAAGTGGCATGTCTTTTGGATGGCTAGCTATCTTTCGCTGATATGAGCAAATCCATACCCCTTTCTCTTATTCAACCCATTTCCATTAGGTAGTTTCTTCATCGATGCTTACAAGTTAGTCACCCTAAACCAGAACTCATCATATCTTACACTATGCAAGATCTTGATATCCCATCTACTGGGCCTCACTAATGATGACCTGCACCCCAAAACATCACATTTAACAATTTATCAAACCAATAAACAGGAGTTAATTGCCTGCTCAATTTggactgttgatcatttcttatttTAACTGTCCATCTCCTATACCAATGATCAGGCGGTTCAGATTGGCCAAGTGGAATCTCTGTCTAGATATACAATCAAAATATAATTCGTTAGTTATTCCCAAACAAAAGATTTTATTTCGTAGATTCAGACTTACCATTCTACATAGTAAATACTGAGGCACCAAAAATCACTACTGTAAATTCAAGGGTGTCGAACGGTTACATTGAACTTGATCACTGCATTGAGGTTGGGAAGGTCAATGTAGGCAGTCTCTAAGACAGCATAGCCCTTGGCATACCGAAACAAGCCGGTGCCGGACACCACTGAAACCTCCCTCTGCTTGAGGTTGGCTCGGTCGGACCCTTGTATCTCCAGTGTGCTCTCATTGTACTTCTCATTGGTAAAGAGGACCGAGAACAATAAGTGGACTTCGGAAGCGTCCAATGCTGAGGTCACATATATACCGCGTGCCCGTCCCACCTCCTTTGATTTCCCATCCAAGCCTTCGGTTACAGCATCGTCGATTGCTATGATAGTTCCAAAGCTGGTTATTGTCGAAGATGTGCGGTTCCGACCGGCTACCGAAATGGCAGTCGGATTCGGACCTGTCCCCCAATCTTGCATGTAGAACACCATATTGGTCTTCTTGATGTGTTGGACTTCAGAGCTAGCCACCATGGGTGTGAATAGTGCCACAATGGTCAATTGCACCAATGTGATGAGGGCCATTTGACATGGAATATGTGTGACTAGACTCTTCTTATCTGTTATTTTGGTAAGCTAGTTCATGTTCTGGACATGCAAGAGAAGAGATATTTATAAGCAAAGGGTGACTAAGattgtttattatttttattttttatttttactgagATGTAATGCAAGAAACTTAGATTTGTAGCATCTCTAACTTCTGTTTACCTGACATCCATGAGTGGGGTAAGCAATGGGCCTGGTTGGTCCAGCCTTGTAGAGCCAGGGCTTGAACCCCAAATTTTGCAAAAGGGCTGGGCCATGGTCAGTGATGAATGGCTCGGCCTGGCCTAGCCTGTTGGTCTGGTTCTATCATCAAGTGGATCACTCCTATACAAAAGAATGGATGATTATGAGGTGAGGGGTCACATTTTGTGCGCATGTGTAGTTTAAAATCACTTATTTTCTTATGAGGGTAATGGGCTAATGTAAGGCTGTTAAAAAATTTCCATGATTAGAACCATTGATGTAATGGGCTAATGTAAGGCTGTTAAAAAATTTCCATGATTAGAACCATTGATGTAATGGGCTAATGTAAGGCTGTTGAAAAATTTCTTATATTTGAACTatttcaaaccattgatctgTCAATCCATTTTCTTATGAGGGTAGGGCGGATGCCTCTATAGCCTAGTTAGGGCCATGAGACCCCAGCCCATTACCACCCCATGCATGAGCTATATTATTTGAGTAGTAGCAGGTGTTGAGAGGAAAACTTTGAtattctggcagagtgtgatggatgatatgtcgGTACTTTgatattacttagaaattgcatacgtggcatataggttattcaaattaaaattttcaaattcaagattctattttagatgtatcatgaacaaaaaaaaacatattatctaattatctgaccattagatttctAGACATTTACTGGATAGTTAAGAATGAAAACAATCCAATAGTCATAAACATTGTTCGACCATGATATTCAAATTATGGGTTGTTTGGATAATCTAATGATCGATTAAGTTAAATAATTAACTAGTTAAGTGAAATTTTTAGTTAATCTTTTAATTAGCAaatactattttaaaaaaatcaatctcACATACCAAATATCTCACTTGGTGCTGTATCACATGCAGACATCCAGTCTTTAGCAACAAATAAGCAGTCAGTTATCTGATTGCTGTACTTGCACCCTATGTTGCTCACTCACTCTGTCTATCTTCCATGTTAACATGTGTTTATCGAACTGGGTGAAAATTTATTAGatgggttattattattattattttgtaaatgatgaaattacccttttcaaaaataagtattcaccgatcaaaggttaggattgttttttttatcttattttgGGTAATTCTTTGCACCTAAGCAGGCACATCAAACGAATAGATtggatcacagtgggccctactcaaAAGAAATGGTAGACGTCACATCGGAACCTTTTTCCTATGATGTGTCTTACTTGAAAAACTcttagggccacagtagttttggatcaatattccgatgtttgtttttccccttcatccacgGATtgccatcatggtaggccctaggaaggtatcaacagtcaccccactacttcctgtggtggggtccatttaagcCTAGGATCTTCTCATTTTTAAGCTTCTAcctaaaaatgatatgaaaaaaatggatggacggtgtagattaaaaACAACACATCACACGGTGGCCCTTCAGAGTCTCCATTTGTTCCTGGTGAGAGACTCGTCGTAGTACTAGTAGTACCCAATAGGTAGAGAGGACGATCCTAGAAGGGGATGACGTGTACGTTTCATTATACATACAGTGTGCGTGCCAATGTACGAGTGACTGGTCATAGTACTAGTAGTACCCAATAGGTAGAGAGGGACGGTCTTGGCTGGGGATGACGTGTACATTTCATTATACATGCAGTGGGCGTGCCAATATGACATGATtgagcaaacaaaaaaaaaagcttatttGCAGCTGTGATAAATGCCTAAATTATTTAATTCAATGGGCGTTGGGTACAACATATCCTTGGTATATGTGAAGGTTTGCTAACCACATGGCTGTCCCTCCGCACTATACAGGCAGTGCGCATGCCAATGTAACATGATTAAACAAATATAGAAACTTATTTGTAGTTGTGACAAAACATGCTCAAAGAGAGTTGGATACGACACATCCATGGTATATGTGAAGGATGGCCAACCACATAGCTACCCCTCTACACTATACATGCAGCGTGTGCCAATGTGACATAATGGAACAAATACAAAAGCTTATTTGCAATTGTAACAAAACATGTATAAATTGTCCGATTCAAAGGGAGTTGGGTACGACACATCCATGGTATACGTGAAGGATTGCCAACCACATAGCTGCCCCTTTGCACTATACATGTAGCGTGTGTGCCAATGTGACATGACTGAACAAATAGAAAAGCTTATTTGTAGTTGTAACAACCCATGCCTAAATTGTCCAATTCAAAGGGAGTTGGGTATGACACATCTATGGTATATGTGAAGGATTGCTAACCACATGGTTGCCCTCTGTACTATACATGCAGCGCCCGTGCTAATGTGACATGATTGAGCAAATACAAAAGCTTATTTGCAGTTGTAACAAAACATGCCTAAATTGTCCGATTCAAAGGGAGTTGGGTAGGACACATCCATGGTATACGTGAAGGATTGCCAACCACATATCTGCCCCTCTGCACAATACATGTAGCGCGCATGCCAATGTGACATGATTGAATAAATACAAAAGTTTATTTGCAGTTGTAACAACCCATGCTTAAATTGTCTGATTCAAAGGGAGTTCGGTACGACACATCCATGGTATACGTCAAGGATTGCCAACCACATGGCTGCCCCTCTGCACTATACATGCAGCGCGCATGCCTGTCGAGGCATAAAATTGATTAGAAGAAGAAAGACGATTCCCGAAAAGAAGATAGATTTTTCCCTAGCTTGAGTTGTGCAGTGCACAAAAGAAGGTAAAGGGCGAAAAGTGTTGTGTGGCGCACAATGGAAGTTGCTAAGAGatggttgtgcggcgcacaactgGTGTAATTGCACAACTGGTATGAGCACACAAAGGGGTCAGCGCATAAAAGTGAGGTGATGGCACGTGCGAAAGGCTATATATACCCCCACTAACCCCCATAGATGATTCATTAGAATAATACTAGAGCAGCAGAGCGAGACCAAGACTTTGGAAGAATCCAGGTCCTGACAGTACTTGTTGTGCAACGCACAACTAGGGGCCCGCACAACTTAGGGCCTGCACAACCCGTGTGCAGCTCACAACCCCTGGTCCACACAATTATTGTCCTGCATAACAACCATGTGCGCGATGGGTCTTTTATGTGTGCACAATGGGTCTAACATATGGACAGTCAGCTTGAGTGATGATTATTCAATTGTGAAGGAATTGAAAGAGATCCTAATCTGGGTTAAAAGATCAAAGCATCTTCTCAGAAGCTTAGAATCGATCAAAATGGAAATCATTCCAGCACAACAATATTCAATATTCCTAAACTAAAGATCACAATGCGATCTGAATTGTTGCAGAAATTAATATCGaacatttgatatttgtgttgaaTTATGTAAATGCTTTACTTTGGAATTAAAGGAGATAAATGATGTAAACGGATTCAgattaaataaatattatgattgtTCTCTCCATTTATCGGTGCCTAATAATCGATGTAAAGCATTTACTTAGTGTTCTAATTTACACTAAGTGCTTTGAGTATTTTTCAACTGTCGGAGCCGTACAAGTTATTTGGGATTTGTTTAAAGGATAATTAGTGGTGGGTTCAATGGTCTAATAATTTGATTACGATGGTCAGTGCTGGATTTCTATATTGAGCAAAACGAGCCTAATAATTGATGTATTGAGTGACTATGCCAGCAATACCCTGACGATTGTGTTCATTCTAGAGTACCTAGAGTACGAAATTTTGGATTTTGGATTGTGGTGTTAAGTGATCTAATGGTTAGAAGGATAGGTTATCAACAATAGGGTTTTCTAGTTTGACTAGAATTTGTAGCTGGTCATCTGGTTTACTTAGAGTGTTCAGTGTGGATTATAAATCTTAGTCATTACGACTCGATGATCGGCGGGTTTGATGGTTAGGGGTTTGTTATTGACGATGGGTGGATTGAGGTGTGTGGTCTAAATTACGTGTGTTCTCGCACATGTATAAAGTTATTTAGATCTCTATAGTAACACCTGAGTATAgaaaatctggggtgttacaggTGCTCTGTGgaatccactatgatgtatgtgtttcatccatttttacaaatcattttagggcttgatccccaaaaatgagaggtatataaatctcaggtggaccataccacaagaaatagtagtgatttgatatccaccattaaaatcctcctaaggcccactatactatatatttgacatctaatctattgaataggtcatacagacccagatgaaggaaaaacaaagatcagctttatccaaaacttttatggctcccaaaaagtttttaatggttaacgttcattcaacacggtttcttataatgtgttccacttgagattgggatatacctcattttttatctcatgctataaaatgatctagaaaaatagatggacaacatgaatgaaatatatacatcagggtggggcccacagagcattgaccACCCACCATTGGCTTGTGacaggggagtggccaatccattTCCTTCAGATCTCTATCCTcttccttcccttcctctcttagAGAAACCCACCTAACAAAGCGCCTCTATGAAAATTTATTAGatgggttattattattattattattattattattattattattattattattattattgttattattattattattttgtaaatgATGAAATTACCCTTTTCAAAAATATGTATTCAccgatcaaaggttaggattgtttactTGATCTTATTAtgggtaattctttcatcctAAGCAGGCACATCAAACGAATGGATtggatcacagtgggccctactcaaAAGAAATGGTAGACGTCACATCGGAACCTTTTCCTATGATGTGTCTTACttaaaaaattctttgggccacagtagttttggatcaatattccgatgtttgtttttccccttcatccacgGATtgccatcatggtaggccctaggaaggtatcaacagtcaccccactacttcctgtggtgtggtccatttaagcctaggatcttctcatttttgggcttctaccttcaaatgatatgaaaaaaatggatggacagtgtggattaaaaatAATACATCACACAGTGGCCCTTCAGAGTCTCCATTTGCTCCTGGTGAGAGACTCGTCGTAGTACTAGTAATACCCAATAGGTAGAGAGGACGGTCCTGGAAGGGGATGACGTGTACATTTCATTATACATACAGTGTGCATGCCAATGTACAAGAGATTGGTCGTAGTACTAGTAGTACCCAATAGGTAAAGAGGGACGGTCCTGGTTGGAGATGACGTGTACGTTTCATTATACATGCAGTGCGCGTGCCAATATGACATGATTGAGCAAACAAAAAAAAAGCTTATTTGCAGCTGTGATAAATGCCTAAATTATTTAATTCAAAGGGTGTTGGGTACAACATATCCATGGTATATGTCAAGGTTTGCTAACCACATGGCTATCCCTCTGCACTATACATGCAGTGCGCGTGCCAATGTGACATGATTAAACAAATATAGAAACTTATTTGCAGTTGTGACAAAACATGCTTAAATTGTGCAATTCAAAGGGAGTTGGGTACGAGACATCCATGGTGTACGTGAAGGATTGCCAACCACATGGCTACCCCTCTACACTATACATGCAGCGCGTGCCAATGTGACATAATGGAACAAATACAAAAGCTTATTTGCAATTGTAACAAAATATGTATAAATTGTCCGATTCAAAGGGAGTTGGGTATGACACATCCATGGTATACGTGAAGGATTGCCAACCACATAGCTGCCCCTTTGCACTATACATGTAGCGTGTGTGCCAATGTGACATGATCGAACAAATACAAAAGCTTATTTGCAGTTGTAACAACCCATTCCTAAATTGTCCAATTCAAAGGGAGTTAGGTACGACACATCCATGGTATTCGTGAAGGATAGCTAACCACATGGTTGCCCCTCTGTACTATACATGCAGCACCCGTGCTAATGTGACATGATTGAGCAAATATAAAAGCTTATTTACAGTTGTAACAAAACATGCCTAAATTGTCCGATTCAAAGGGAGTTGGGTACGACACATCCATGGTATACGTGAAGGATTGCCAACCACATATCTGCCCCTCTGCACAATGCATGTAGCGCGCGTGCCAATGTGACATGATTGAATAAATACAAAAGTTTATTTGCAGTTGTAACAACCTAAGCTTAAATTGTCTGATTCAAAGGGAGTTGGGTACGACACATCCATGGTATACGTCAAGGATTGCCAACCACATGGCTGCCCCTCTGCACTATACATGCAGCGTGCAtgcctgttgaggcataaaattgatcagaagaagaaaaatgattcCCGAAAAGAAGATAGATTTTTCCCCAGCTTgagttgtgcggtgcacaacagaAGGTAAAGGGAGAAAAGTGTTGTGTGGCACACAATGGGAGTTGCTAAGAGTatggttgtgcggcgcacaactgGGGTAATTGCACAACTAGTATGAGCACACAAAGGGGTCAGCACACAAAAGTGAGGTGATGGCACGTGCGAAAGGCTATATATACCCCCACTAACCCCCATAAATGATTCATTAGAATAATACTAGAGCAGCAGAGAGAGACCAAGACTTTAGAAGAATCCAGGTCCTAGCAGTACCTATTGTGCAAGGCACAACTAGGGGCCCGCACAACCCGTGTGCAGCTCACAACCCCTGGTCCACACAATCAGTGTCCTGCATAACAACCATGTGCACGATGGGTCTTTTATGTGTGCACAATGGGTCTGATATATGGATAGTCAACTTACGTGATGGTTATTCAATTATGAAGGAATTGAAAGAGATCCTGATCTGGGTTAAAAGTTCAAAGCATCTTCTCAGAAGCTTAGAATTGATCAAAATGGAAATCATTCCAGCACAACAATATTCAATATTCCTAAACTAAAGATCACAATGCGATCTGAATTGTTGCAGAAATTAATATCAaacatttgatatttgtgttgaaTTATGTAAAtgctttactttggaatcaaaggagataaaTGATGTAAACGGATTCtgattaaataaatattatgattgtTCTCTCCATTCTTCCTTTGTTGATTATTGGATAAAATAAattcccccaaatcgaatgcatttgtttcttatcgaaacaaaatgacgaccCTGCTGGTGACTCGATGTTATTGGTCCCTTAAATCCACCCTCAGCCAAAGGAAAGCAATATATATTGGGAGCAACAGATTATTTTTCCAAATGGACGAAAACAATTACATTGCGAAACGTCAAAGAAAGAAACGTCGTCAATTTCATCCAACACACGATAATATACCACCATGGCATCCCGAAGAGAATTGTCACTgataatggtactcctttcaagaataggtGTATGAAAAAACTATGTCAGAAATTCAGTATTCACCACTCGTTttcgacaccttactatccactggCTAATGGATTAGCAGAGACATTCAACAAgacgattgtgaaaatactgaagaaaacagTGACTAGAAATAATCGTGACTGGGACAAAAAGTTGCAAGAGGCTCTATGGGCTGACAGGACTATACATCGAATGACAACGAAAGCTACGCCGTATTCGTTGATTTATGGCATGGAAGCCGTCATCCCGATTGAAACACAAGTCGCATCACTCAGAGTAGcagtgcatcagtcaattacagacGATGAAAATGCAAGAATAAGGCTAGAAGAATTGGATATGCTAGATGAAAAATGACTAGCAGCTCAACAGCGATTGCAATTATATCGAGCAAGAATCTCCGCCGCCTTCTACAGGAAAGTTAGGCATCACTCTTTCAAGAAGGGTGTTATGGTGTTAATGTTAAAGAGACCAATAGTGGCCACTCGCTGAATAGGGGGCAAGTTTGACCCCTAATGGGATGGGTAATACATAATAACCAAGGTATAATCTAATGTGGCATATAGAGTTGTAGACCAAGATAGACGGGGTATTAGCATACCTGTTAATGATTGCTTCATTAAAAAGTATCGTCCCTGAAGACGGATATAgttttgatctagaagattatcagTATAACccttctacatcaaaagggggcaagaataagcaaAATGATGAAATCGCCTCAAAAGgcaatgccatgtattcttcCATATACGAATGAATAAAAGGCAAGTTCTCAAACattttcaagcatatcaatcTTATTGTTGATCATTGTCAAGCATCGGTTATGATTATCGCCATCATCAAATGTCAAAATGATATTATCACGAAAATTGATACTCAAGACACTATCACAAATACTGTCATTGACATGATGATATATGCTATTTACTGATTCATCAAAACCACACAAGTCTCGTGACAGCGATGATAATCTATCATTTATGATAGCAATGGAATAAGCCTAAAAGGCCAACCATGCACAAGATTCATTACTCTTGATAAAGTATTTAAAATCATGCGGAcaacagtgagaagccagtggccctaaaaagtccgtataggccatcacatgcttagacccatgcgagCAGCGGATGAAGCCAATCACTACCAAAAGTCATAAAAACCAAGTGTAGAAGGTGTCTAATCACGCGTGAGTCCAACGCCTTCTGTATAGCTTCTGACAGCGTCACGAGGGTAGGTGAGAGAAATTGtcctcctgtgaatgggtccaaccttgTAGATGAAGAAAAACTGGGTTGCAGTGTGCGTTCTTTGGCCATTGtttatagataggccaaccatacgTAAGACCCCCCAAATTCatagcttgatttcagtattaactcatgaggacagggtCTCTAAAATAAAAACACCCCCATattgatggactgacggccttggatttggtaccctaaggtagccttgcgcactccgtgaactctagagagttactgcggccaaccttgTGCGTAAATCCCACCGAGTTTATGGCCTCGATAGCTTCACTGggtccctctgatggatcgtggtcTGTGAAGTCCTCGGCTGTGATAAGTCTAGTGAACTTtaaagagttacagagaccattcacGTGAGAGCCGACTCTAACTAGTTGGGAGTCTTAAAAACTGTGGTTGATCCACtaatcaagagcttaaactatgtgcaaGACTAACctcaaaatcagaattagccCTGCCCATTAAAATTAATACCACATAGGGGATATGTTGCACTAACAATTACGATAGATTGTCGATATATTACAAAGTAAATTAAATCATGATTTTATGAATTAACAGAAGAAATGTTGTATCAATATGTGCTCaaaattaatgatagcatttctGAAAACATATCTGTTTCAAACAAAACATTGGAATTTATTTACGAATAttacaaagcaaaaaaaaattacACGCAAAAGCCAAATTTCTATAGCTCCTTTGGCATGCCTAATGTTGTGATATATCTTTGTAAATCTTCTTTCATTCGAGCCTACACTATAGCTTGGGTATGTTCAGCTTCAAGAATGattttggtttgttttggaaCATTAGCCAGTTCTTACTCCATAGAGGTAGctacttctttatttttcatttgctCAGTTCTTTCAATCTTAGCAATATGGGCATtgacttcaatttcttctttaatCTTGCAAATATTTAATTCCTCTTCTTGCTTCTTCACTTCAAGTTAAGTTATCTCTTTCTGTCGAAAAGCCATATGATTTTCAATGATCACCCTATTCTTATTAGAGGCTTTCAGTCTGTCATGAAGAGATTGACGCTCAGTATCATAACTAGATATTAGGTCGTCAGTTTGAGAAATCTTCACCTTGAGGGATGTTTGTTCTCTTTGACCATCCTAAATCTCTGGAGCAAT containing:
- the LOC131239087 gene encoding dirigent protein 23-like, whose translation is MALITLVQLTIVALFTPMVASSEVQHIKKTNMVFYMQDWGTGPNPTAISVAGRNRTSSTITSFGTIIAIDDAVTEGLDGKSKEVGRARGIYVTSALDASEVHLLFSVLFTNEKYNESTLEIQGSDRANLKQREVSVVSGTGLFRYAKGYAVLETAYIDLPNLNAVIKFNVTVRHP